Genomic segment of Saprospira sp. CCB-QB6:
CCCCTTTTAGGCCAATTACCTGAGATTCTGTGAGCAGCTTGATGCGGCCAGCTTCTGCCAATTGTTCTACTTTCTCGACAGAGTCTAGCGCCCCTCTAAAGGCTTTGCGGCGATGGACCAAGGTCAATTCTTTGGCCACATCAGCCAAGTAGATGGTCCAGTCTAGGGCAGAATCTCCCCCACCAGCAATGACTACTTTTTTATCGCGATAAAACTCAGGTTCGCGGATGATGTACTCTATTCCACGGTCCTCAAAATCGCCAATATTGGCAATTGGGGGTTTGCGAGGAGCAAAGCAGCCCAGACCGCCAGCAATGGCAATCACGGGCGCAATATGCACCGTTCCTTTATGGCTAGTGAGTTTGAAGCGGCCATCTTCTAGGCGTTCAATTTCTTCTGCTCTTTCTCCTAATGTGAAACCAGGATTAAAAGGCGCAATTTGCTTCATCAGGTTATCGATCAAATCGCCAGCTAGAACATCGGGAAAGCCGGGGATGTCGTAGATAGGTTTTTTGGGATAAATCTCTGTGAGTTGGCCACCAGGCTGAGGGAGATAATCAATTAGGTGGCAGCGAAGCTTGAGCAAGCCCGCTTCAAAAA
This window contains:
- a CDS encoding NAD(P)/FAD-dependent oxidoreductase, which produces MSENKVIETDILIIGAGPTGLFTVFEAGLLKLRCHLIDYLPQPGGQLTEIYPKKPIYDIPGFPDVLAGDLIDNLMKQIAPFNPGFTLGERAEEIERLEDGRFKLTSHKGTVHIAPVIAIAGGLGCFAPRKPPIANIGDFEDRGIEYIIREPEFYRDKKVVIAGGGDSALDWTIYLADVAKELTLVHRRKAFRGALDSVEKVEQLAEAGRIKLLTESQVIGLKGEEQLQGVEIKQKGADNYWLETEHFVPLFGLSPKLGPIGEWGLNIDRSAVEVNTFDYSTNVPGIFAIGDINTYPGKLKLILCGFHEATLMVQSAFKIIHPEKKVQFKYTTVNGVNGF